A region of Bacillota bacterium DNA encodes the following proteins:
- a CDS encoding thymidine kinase, with protein sequence MYTAMFQGSNGLGDVHALSFTGLHVIAGCMYSGKSEELIRILTLWKHTGVEIEVYTHGSSVQRGPGVLKSRSGTYFPARVISSLREIAWKRTPGQRIIAIDEAHFFDESELPVIAQLADRALVIVAGLDKDFRGEPFQIMAGALAIADSVTKLRAVCAVCKTPTATFTQRLINGQPAPYESPRFMPGDTDLYEPRCRRCYVRPPRRGEKNVRLFELDED encoded by the coding sequence ATGTACACCGCCATGTTTCAGGGCAGCAACGGGCTGGGGGACGTGCACGCACTTTCGTTTACGGGGCTGCACGTCATCGCCGGCTGCATGTACTCGGGCAAGTCGGAAGAGCTTATTCGCATTTTGACCCTCTGGAAGCATACGGGCGTAGAGATCGAAGTGTACACGCACGGCAGCAGCGTGCAGAGGGGGCCGGGCGTGCTCAAATCGCGCTCAGGCACCTACTTCCCCGCCCGGGTCATTTCCAGCCTGCGGGAAATCGCTTGGAAGCGCACGCCGGGTCAGCGCATCATCGCCATCGACGAGGCGCACTTCTTCGACGAGTCGGAACTTCCCGTTATCGCGCAGCTGGCCGACCGGGCGCTGGTCATCGTGGCCGGGCTGGACAAAGATTTCCGCGGCGAGCCGTTCCAGATCATGGCCGGCGCGCTGGCTATCGCCGACAGCGTCACGAAGCTGCGCGCGGTGTGCGCGGTTTGCAAGACGCCTACCGCCACGTTCACGCAGCGGCTCATCAACGGCCAGCCGGCGCCGTACGAGTCGCCTCGCTTCATGCCGGGCGACACGGATCTGTACGAGCCGCGCTGCCGGCGCTGCTACGTGCGCCCGCCGCGGCGCGGCGAGAAGAACGTGCGCTTGTTCGAACTGGACGAAGACTAA
- a CDS encoding dihydrofolate reductase: MTPGGPRQEDGGPAVVEVPGASRRVKMIVARGKNGVIGRGGRIPWRLKDDMRFFRETTLGNTVIMGRKTFASLGGPLPGRRNVVVTRDRNFRADGVDVVHSPEEALALPLGPEDGELFVIGGQQIYEAFLPHADVIYLTEVDAVVEGDAYFPELGDEWELTELRRHEADERNEYGFVIYVARRRG; encoded by the coding sequence ATGACGCCGGGCGGGCCGCGGCAGGAAGACGGAGGGCCAGCCGTCGTGGAGGTTCCCGGAGCAAGCCGTCGCGTGAAGATGATTGTCGCGCGCGGCAAGAACGGCGTCATCGGCCGGGGCGGCCGCATCCCGTGGCGGCTAAAGGACGACATGCGCTTTTTCCGCGAGACGACCCTGGGCAACACCGTGATCATGGGGCGCAAGACGTTTGCGTCGTTGGGCGGGCCGTTGCCGGGGCGGCGCAATGTGGTGGTGACGCGGGACCGGAACTTCCGGGCGGACGGGGTGGACGTAGTTCACTCGCCGGAAGAGGCGCTGGCGCTGCCGCTGGGCCCGGAGGACGGGGAGCTGTTCGTTATCGGCGGGCAGCAGATTTACGAGGCGTTCTTGCCGCATGCGGACGTCATCTACCTGACCGAAGTGGATGCCGTGGTGGAAGGCGACGCGTATTTTCCCGAGCTCGGAGACGAGTGGGAGCTGACGGAACTGCGCCGGCACGAGGCGGACGAGCGGAACGAGTACGGGTTCGTGATTTACGTTGCCCGGCGGCGCGGGTAG
- a CDS encoding thymidylate synthase translates to MKQYLDLGRYILEHGVPKPDRTGTGTLSVFGYQMRFDLSQGFPLLTTKKLNVRAIIYELLWFLRGDTNIRYLNEHGVHIWDPWADENGELGPIYGAQWRSWTVFDEQGRRRTIDQIAEAIEMLRTKPHDRGIIVSAWNVADLDKMALRPCHTLFQFYVANGKLSCQLYQRSGDYFLGVPFNIASYALLTHMIAHVVGLEVGEFIHTFGDVHIYNNHIEQVKLQLTREPRPLPTLRFARDVRSIDDFRYEDIIIENYNPHPHIKGEVAV, encoded by the coding sequence GTGAAACAGTATCTCGATTTGGGCCGGTACATTCTCGAACACGGCGTGCCGAAGCCGGACCGCACGGGGACGGGCACCCTCAGCGTGTTCGGCTACCAGATGCGCTTCGATTTGTCTCAGGGCTTTCCGCTGCTGACGACCAAGAAGCTGAACGTGCGCGCCATCATTTACGAGCTGCTCTGGTTCCTGCGGGGCGACACCAACATTCGCTACCTGAACGAGCACGGCGTGCACATCTGGGATCCGTGGGCCGATGAAAACGGCGAGCTCGGGCCCATTTACGGCGCGCAGTGGCGCAGCTGGACTGTGTTCGATGAGCAGGGCCGCCGCCGCACCATCGACCAGATCGCCGAAGCCATCGAGATGCTGCGGACGAAGCCGCATGACCGCGGGATTATCGTCAGCGCTTGGAACGTGGCGGACTTAGACAAGATGGCTTTGCGCCCGTGCCACACGCTGTTCCAGTTCTACGTCGCGAACGGCAAGCTGTCGTGCCAGCTGTACCAGCGCTCGGGCGACTATTTCCTGGGCGTTCCCTTCAACATCGCCAGCTACGCCTTGCTCACCCACATGATTGCGCACGTCGTGGGGCTTGAGGTCGGCGAGTTCATTCATACCTTCGGCGATGTGCATATCTACAACAATCACATCGAGCAGGTGAAGCTGCAGTTGACGAGGGAGCCCAGGCCGCTGCCGACGCTGCGCTTTGCGAGGGACGTCCGGTCCATCGACGACTTCCGCTACGAAGACATCATCATCGAAAACTACAACCCGCACCCGCACATCAAAGGCGAGGTCGCGGTCTAA
- a CDS encoding macrolide ABC transporter ATP-binding protein, whose product MAEPVVALRDVDLRIAQREFVSIMGPSGSGKSTLLHILGALDRPSSGQYLLEGVDLTTLKDGELARIRREHFGFVFQSYNLFPELTALENVEVPMIYAGVGARERRRRARELLEQVGLGHRLKHRPAELSGGEQQRVAIARALANGPTVLLADEPTGNLPTEQGRQVMQMLRELNEQGMTVVVVTHDPGVAAWADRLLTLRDGQIVGDEPVAESEALRASAAALRRAADYLPGQGGAEHAQSVDAG is encoded by the coding sequence ATGGCGGAGCCCGTGGTGGCGCTGCGGGACGTCGACTTGCGCATCGCGCAGCGGGAATTCGTGTCCATCATGGGACCGTCAGGCTCCGGCAAGTCGACGCTGCTGCACATCCTCGGCGCGCTGGACCGGCCCAGCAGCGGGCAATACCTGCTGGAAGGCGTCGATTTGACGACGTTAAAAGACGGCGAGCTGGCCCGCATCCGCCGGGAGCACTTCGGGTTCGTCTTTCAGAGCTACAATTTGTTCCCGGAGTTGACGGCGCTGGAGAACGTGGAGGTGCCCATGATCTACGCGGGCGTGGGCGCCCGGGAGCGGCGACGGCGGGCGCGGGAGCTGCTGGAGCAGGTGGGCCTGGGGCACCGGCTCAAGCACCGGCCGGCGGAGCTGTCGGGCGGGGAACAGCAACGGGTGGCCATTGCGCGGGCTTTGGCCAACGGCCCCACGGTGCTGCTGGCCGACGAGCCGACGGGCAACTTGCCGACGGAGCAGGGGCGGCAGGTTATGCAGATGCTGCGGGAACTGAACGAGCAGGGGATGACCGTCGTCGTCGTCACGCACGATCCCGGCGTGGCGGCGTGGGCGGACCGGCTGCTGACGCTGCGGGACGGGCAAATCGTGGGCGACGAGCCGGTGGCGGAAAGCGAAGCGCTGCGGGCGTCGGCGGCGGCGCTGCGGCGCGCGGCGGATTACCTGCCGGGGCAGGGGGGCGCGGAGCATGCGCAGAGCGTGGATGCGGGTTGA
- a CDS encoding mechanosensitive ion channel protein MscS yields MLEAITEALNGGLTAERLMGFAKVLGQIVLLFLAARLLLSIVYRIIDHTLANESRRSLLGRDPQRDKTVASLLKSVSFYTVFFIAGLMALEMLGVNTSSLLAAAGVAGLAIGIGAQNLVKDVVNGFFILFEGQFRVGDYVGINDVEGFVEQTGLRTTWIRTWGGEVHIIPNGEVRKVINYMGPQMRVMFGVPIAFEEDVDKAISVLEEAFARARADGTLDKIVDGPKVLGVSNISEAGVELLIWARSEPLQQWEMGRRLRKLVKKTLDEHGIKLGYPRRHVVVYAPGGAGGGSLSG; encoded by the coding sequence TTGCTGGAGGCGATTACGGAGGCTCTCAACGGCGGCCTGACGGCGGAGAGGCTGATGGGTTTCGCGAAGGTGCTGGGGCAAATCGTCCTCCTTTTCCTCGCCGCTCGGCTGCTGTTGAGCATCGTGTATCGCATCATCGACCATACGCTGGCCAACGAGTCGCGCCGCAGCCTGCTGGGCCGCGACCCGCAGCGGGACAAGACGGTGGCCTCGCTGCTGAAGAGCGTTAGCTTCTATACGGTGTTCTTCATCGCGGGGCTGATGGCGCTGGAGATGCTGGGCGTCAACACGTCGTCGCTGCTGGCGGCGGCCGGGGTGGCGGGGCTGGCCATCGGCATCGGGGCGCAAAACTTGGTCAAAGACGTGGTCAACGGTTTCTTCATCTTGTTTGAAGGACAGTTCCGCGTCGGCGACTACGTAGGCATCAACGACGTGGAAGGCTTCGTGGAGCAAACGGGGTTGCGCACCACGTGGATTCGAACCTGGGGCGGCGAGGTACATATCATCCCCAACGGCGAGGTGCGGAAAGTCATCAATTACATGGGCCCGCAGATGCGGGTCATGTTCGGCGTGCCCATCGCCTTCGAGGAGGACGTGGACAAGGCCATCAGCGTGCTGGAGGAGGCGTTCGCCCGAGCGCGGGCGGACGGCACGCTGGACAAGATCGTGGACGGGCCGAAAGTGCTGGGCGTGTCGAACATCAGCGAGGCCGGTGTGGAGCTGCTCATCTGGGCGCGGTCGGAGCCGCTGCAGCAGTGGGAAATGGGCCGGCGGCTGCGTAAACTGGTGAAGAAGACGTTGGACGAGCACGGCATTAAGCTGGGCTACCCGCGCCGGCACGTGGTGGTCTACGCGCCGGGCGGCGCGGGCGGCGGGTCGCTCAGCGGATAA
- a CDS encoding RNA-splicing ligase RtcB, with protein sequence MHLKDIRLRVRQSAADSFGALAGSGRSRHNNRAGRESRVKKPRIIDGVFVFGEPDADTLAQIKRCAAPKEAAGAVLCADAHKGYSMPIGGVVAYDGLTSPSGVGFDIGCGNKAVRTNLKVDDIRADLPALMDEIYDKISFGIGRKNPRPIDHPVFDDERWKVHPGVAALKELARQQLGTVGGGNHYVNLMEDVATGDLWVAVHFGSRGFGYKTATGFLNLAAGRPFDAPPPGESMDAPPVLLRLDSELGRAYHEAMKLAGAYAYAGRDVVVDEVLKILGAKATFTVHNHHNFAWEEEHGGRKLIVVRKGATPCWPGQLSFVGGSMGDISVVIRGKDTKTSRKALYSAMHGAGRVMSRTQAAGKWKRVRGKRVRVGGLVDMDEVQKQLKRMGIELRGGGPDEAPAVYRKLQEVLDAHADTIEVVHVLKPVGVAMASPDEYDPYKD encoded by the coding sequence ATGCACCTGAAGGACATACGCTTGCGGGTTCGCCAGAGCGCCGCCGACTCCTTCGGCGCCCTTGCCGGCTCCGGGCGTTCCCGCCATAATAATCGTGCCGGGAGGGAATCGCGCGTGAAAAAGCCTCGGATCATCGACGGCGTGTTCGTGTTCGGCGAGCCGGACGCGGACACGCTGGCGCAAATCAAACGGTGCGCCGCGCCGAAGGAGGCCGCCGGAGCGGTGCTGTGCGCCGACGCGCACAAAGGCTACTCCATGCCCATCGGCGGCGTCGTCGCCTACGACGGCCTCACGTCGCCCTCCGGCGTAGGCTTTGACATCGGCTGCGGCAACAAAGCGGTGCGCACCAACCTGAAGGTGGACGACATCCGCGCCGACTTGCCGGCGCTTATGGATGAAATCTACGACAAAATCAGCTTCGGCATCGGCCGCAAAAATCCCCGGCCCATCGACCACCCCGTCTTTGACGACGAGCGCTGGAAAGTGCATCCCGGCGTGGCGGCGCTGAAAGAGCTGGCGCGCCAGCAGCTGGGCACCGTCGGCGGCGGCAACCATTACGTGAACCTGATGGAAGACGTCGCCACCGGCGACTTGTGGGTGGCCGTGCACTTCGGCTCCCGGGGCTTCGGGTACAAGACGGCCACGGGCTTTCTCAACCTGGCGGCCGGGCGCCCCTTCGACGCGCCGCCGCCGGGGGAGTCCATGGACGCGCCGCCGGTGCTGCTGCGCCTCGACAGCGAACTGGGCCGCGCGTACCACGAAGCCATGAAGCTGGCGGGCGCGTACGCCTACGCCGGCCGCGACGTGGTCGTCGACGAAGTCCTGAAGATTTTGGGCGCGAAGGCTACGTTCACGGTGCACAACCACCACAACTTCGCCTGGGAGGAGGAGCACGGCGGGCGCAAGCTCATCGTGGTGCGCAAAGGGGCCACGCCGTGCTGGCCCGGGCAGCTGAGCTTCGTGGGCGGCAGCATGGGCGACATTTCCGTCGTCATCCGCGGCAAGGACACCAAGACGTCCCGCAAGGCGCTCTACAGCGCCATGCACGGGGCGGGGCGCGTCATGAGCCGCACGCAGGCCGCGGGCAAGTGGAAGCGCGTGCGCGGCAAGCGGGTGCGAGTCGGCGGCCTTGTCGACATGGATGAAGTGCAAAAGCAGCTGAAGCGCATGGGCATCGAGCTGCGGGGCGGCGGGCCGGACGAAGCGCCGGCCGTTTACCGCAAGCTGCAGGAAGTGCTCGACGCCCACGCCGACACTATCGAAGTGGTGCACGTGCTCAAGCCCGTCGGCGTGGCCATGGCGAGCCCCGACGAGTACGATCCGTACAAAGACTGA
- a CDS encoding ABC transporter permease — protein MSPAARRTCGRTNAAGAGGRSAVGGGYTVRAQEWHVLWAVMRKEWRVFLRYPLNAVMRIVEPVMWLVPVYFMGMSFSQDGRALGFEAFTGTGDFLAFILLGSVVSSYVSAVLWGIGFSLKQEMEQGTLESLWLTPNSRLWLLIGRSTISVLITGLNTLGVLLVAYWLFGYEITGSIAAALVILVPMVIGLYGFGIAYAGIVLYLREANFLSDMGGYVLDLVSGVNFPVKALPRALMIVGLALPMTYAIDAMRALLIGSTPLVPVAVSFAVVAVSMIVFVVLGRVVFDRIERRVRMLGTLATH, from the coding sequence ATGTCGCCGGCGGCGCGGCGGACGTGCGGGAGGACGAACGCCGCAGGCGCCGGGGGGAGAAGCGCCGTCGGAGGAGGGTATACGGTGCGGGCGCAAGAGTGGCATGTGTTGTGGGCTGTCATGCGCAAGGAATGGCGGGTGTTTTTGCGCTACCCGCTGAACGCGGTGATGCGCATCGTAGAGCCCGTCATGTGGCTGGTGCCCGTGTACTTTATGGGCATGAGCTTTTCGCAGGACGGGCGGGCGCTGGGCTTTGAGGCGTTCACCGGCACGGGCGACTTCCTGGCCTTCATCTTGCTGGGCAGCGTCGTCAGCAGCTACGTCAGCGCCGTGCTGTGGGGCATCGGTTTTTCTTTGAAGCAAGAGATGGAACAGGGGACGCTGGAGAGCCTCTGGCTGACGCCCAACTCGCGGCTGTGGCTGCTCATCGGGCGCAGCACCATCAGCGTGCTGATTACGGGCCTGAATACGCTGGGCGTGCTGCTGGTCGCGTACTGGCTGTTCGGCTATGAGATCACAGGGTCCATCGCCGCCGCGCTGGTAATTCTGGTGCCCATGGTTATCGGCCTGTACGGCTTCGGCATCGCCTACGCCGGCATCGTGCTGTACCTACGGGAGGCGAATTTCCTGTCCGACATGGGCGGCTATGTACTGGACCTCGTGTCCGGCGTCAACTTCCCGGTGAAGGCGCTGCCGAGGGCGCTGATGATCGTGGGCTTGGCGCTGCCGATGACGTACGCCATCGACGCCATGCGGGCCCTGCTCATCGGCTCGACGCCGCTCGTCCCCGTGGCGGTGTCGTTCGCCGTCGTGGCCGTGTCGATGATCGTGTTCGTGGTGCTGGGACGGGTCGTCTTCGACCGGATCGAGCGGAGAGTGCGGATGCTCGGCACGCTCGCCACCCACTGA